In one window of Drosophila ananassae strain 14024-0371.13 chromosome XR, ASM1763931v2, whole genome shotgun sequence DNA:
- the LOC116655108 gene encoding calmodulin-like — MNSLSEQHKAELQEIYALLNKNNTGIITIDDLNAVMQQLGRRATPAELQDMVRAVETDSNGAVDFDRFCRMMVRAEREEQLRESFERFDRDGDGVLSSDELYQALEDIMDEEPDQATVQQMMQEADPDGTGHISYANFIQMALKYQKN; from the coding sequence ATGAATAGCTTAAGTGAACAGCACAAAGCCGAGTTACAAGAAATTTATGCATTACTTAACAAGAATAATACCGGAATTATAACCATCGACGATCTGAATGCCGTAATGCAGCAGCTGGGACGGCGGGCGACTCCGGCGGAGCTCCAGGACATGGTCAGGGCGGTGGAGACCGACAGTAACGGAGCCGTGGACTTTGATCGATTCTGCCGGATGATGGTCAGGGCGGAGCGAGAGGAGCAGCTGCGCGAATCCTTCGAACGATTCGATCGAGACGGCGACGGTGTCCTATCGTCCGATGAACTCTACCAGGCACTGGAGGACATTATGGACGAAGAACCGGACCAGGCCACCGTACAACAGATGATGCAGGAGGCGGATCCCGATGGCACCGGTCACATCTCCTACGCCAATTTCATTCAAATGGCCCTCAAATACCAGAAGAACTAA